GACCACCCGGTCGTGGTGGCGGTCGGAATTCTCGGTGCGGCCATGCTCTACGGAGATGGCGCGATCACGCCGGCGATCTCGGTCCTGAGCGCGCTCGAGGGCTTGAAGGTCCCGGCACCGCATCTGGCGCCGTACGTCCTGCCCGCCGCGGTGGCGGTGCTGTTCACCTTGTTCGCGATCCAGCGCCGCGGTACGACGAGCATCGGCAACCTCTTCGGTCCGGTGATGGTCGTGTGGTTCGCGGTGATCGGCATTCTCGGCCTGGTGCACGTCGTCGTGCATCCGTCGGTGCTGGTGGCGCTCGACCCTCGTTTCGGGCTGCGGTTCCTGGCGGATCACGGCCGTGCCAGCCTTCCCATCCTCGGCTCGGTGTTCCTGTGCTCGACGGGCGCGGAAGCGCTGTATGCGGACATGGGCCACTTCGGCGCCCGGCCTTTGCGTCTCGGTTGGTATGGATTCGTATTTCCGGCGTTGCTGCTCAACTATTCCGGTCAGACGGCGCTGGCGCTCAGCCACGTCATGAAGCCGAACGACAACCCGTTCTTCCTGATCGTCCCGTCCTGGGGCCAGATTCCAATGGTCCTGCTGGCGACCCTGGCGACGATCATCGCCAGCCAGGCGATCATCAGCGGCGTCTACTCGATGACCCGGCAGGCGATCCAGCTCGACCTTTGCCCGCGGCTGGTCATCACGCATACGTCGGAGACGGGATACGGCCAGATCTATATCGGCGCGGTGAACTGGCTGCTGATGGTGTTCACGCTGGGATTGACGCTCGGCTTCGGCTCGTCCGACCGGCTGTCGGCGGCGTACGGCATTGCGGTGGCGATCACGATGCTGCTCACCACCTTTCTCATCTTCCGCGTCATGCGCGAGCGCTGGGGCTGGCCATGGGTGGTGGTCATCGGGATCGCCGGCGCGTTTGCCGCGGTCGACTTTTCCTTCGTCGTGGCGAATCTGACCAAAGTGGCCGACGGCGGCTGGGTGCCCCTGGCGGCTGGGGGCACGATCTTTTTCGTCATGCAGTCCTGGCGATCAGGGCGCCGCGCAGTGACGCGACAGACCGCACGGGAAACGATCCCGTTGCAGGATTTCATCGCCACCGTGCACGGCGTTTCGCATGTTCCCGGGACGGCGGTCTACCTCGCGCGGCGCACGGATGTGGTGCCGCTGGCGCTGTTGCACAGCCTCAAGCACTACTCGGCGCTCCACGAGCGCAATGTCATCCTGCACGTCGTCACCGAACAGACGCCGCGTGTTCCGCCGGCGGAACGGGCCGAGGTGGCATCGTTGGGCAACGGGTTTCATCGCATCGTTCTGCGCTACGGGTTCATGGAGTCGCCCGACCTCCCGGTGGCGCTGGCGCGGTGCAGCCTGGACGGAGTGGGCTTCGAGATGATGCGGACCACGTTCTTCGTTTCGCGGGAGACGGTGGCGGTCGGCCCCGGGCACCTGCACCTGCGCGCGCCGCGCCGGCTCTTCGTCTGGTTGCACCGGAATGCTGCCGACGCGACGGAATTCTTCCGGATTCCGCGCAACCGGATCGTGGAACTCGGTTCGCGGATCGAGGTCTGAGGAGGCGCCGCCGCCCGTCATCGAGACGCTCGGAGCGGGGGGGGGCGCCGGGTCCGTCCGGCGCGGCGTGCCACGGCCGGGCGGTTTTCTTATAATTCAGGCAGTTGCGGTTTTTGCGAGATTGCCATGCCGATATACGCGTACAAGTGTTCCTCCTGCCAGTTCGAGCAGGACGTGCTGCAGAAGATTTCCGACGAGCCCTTGCACGTCTGCCCCCATTGCGGCGCGGAAACGTTTGCCAAGCAGCTCACGGCGGCGGGGTTCCAGCTCAAGGGCAGCGGCTGGTATGCCACGGACTTCAAGGGCGGGTCGTCCAAGCCGGCGAAGGACGATGCCAAGGCCGCGCCGCCATGCGGTGGCGGCGCGTGTCCGGCGTGTCCGGTCGAATAAGCAGCCTTTTGCGATTCCCGGACGCCCGCGTGCGGCCCCAACGAGACCTGCCCGGGCGTGAGCGGGGCTGCGCGCGCGCGGATGCGGCGCGGGCCGGCGCCGGGCTTTGCATGGCACCGGCCGGAACGCCGGGCGCCGCCCGGACATGCTGAAACGATACCTGGTCACCGGCCTGCTCATCTGGATTCCGCTCGCGCTCACGATCTGGGTCCTGCACATGATCGTGACCAGCATGGACAGCACCCTGCTGCTGCTGCCGCCGCAGTGGCGGCCGCAGCGTTGGCTGGGGTACGATGTGCCGGGCTCGGGCGTCGTGCTGACGTTCGTGGTGGTGCTGCTGACGGGGGTGTTTGCGGCCAACATCATCGGCCAGCGCGTGGTGCGGTGGTGGGAGGCGATCCTCGGGCGCATTCCGATCGTCTCGAGCATCTACCGCAGCGTCAAGCAGGTTTCCGACACCCTGCTCGCGCAGGACGGACACTCGTTCCGTCGCGCGGTGCTGGTGGAGTTCCCGCAGCGCGGGCAATGGGCCGTGGGGTTCGTGGTCGGCACGGCGAGCGTGGGCATTTCCCCGTACATCGATCCGGACTCGATCACCGTATATGTGCCTACGGCGCCGAACCCGACCTCGGGCTACACCCTGATCGTCCGGGCAAGTGAGGTTCGCGATGTGCAGATGAGCGTCGACGAGGCGCTCAAGTTCGTCATATCGATGGGCGTCGTGTCGCCGCCGGACGGTTCCCCGGGCAACGGGGAGCGTGCCGGCTCGTAGTTTCAACATCCGGAGAAAGTTTTCGTTTTATGCGTACCGAATATTGCGGGCGGGTGGACAAGCGTTTCGTTGGACAGGCGGTGACGCTGTGCGGGTGGGTGCATCGCCGCCGCGATCACGGCGGCGTGATCTTCATCGATCTGCGCGACCGCGAAGGGCTGGTCCAGGTGGTGTTCGATCCCGCGTCGCCCGACGTCTTCCGCATTGCCGAATCGTTGCGCGGCGAGTATTGCATCCGGTTGACCGGCACCGTCCGTCCGCGCCCCGATGGCACCGTCAATCCGGGCCTGGCATCGGGGGAGATCGAGGTGCTGTGCGCATCGCTCGAGGTGCTCAACGCATCGATCACGCCGCCGTTCCAACTCGACGACGACGACCTCTCGGAGACCACCCGCCTCACGCATCGCGTCCTCGACCTGCGCCGGCCGGCGATGCAGAGGAACCTGCGCTTGCGCTACCGCGTCGCCATGGCGGCCCGGCGATTCCTCGACGCCCACGGATTCCTGGACATCGAAACGCCGATGCTCACCAGGAGCACCCCGGAAGGCGCGCGGGACTATCTCGTTCCCTCGCGCGTCCACGACGGCATGTTCTTCGCGCTGCCGCAATCGCCGCAGCTGTTCAAGCAGCTGCTCATGGTCGCGGGCTACGATCGCTACTACCAGATCGTCAAATGTTTCCGCGATGAGGATCTGCGCGCCGATCGGCAGCCCGAGTTCACCCAGATCGACATCGAGACGTCCTTCCTGGGCGAGACCGAAATCCGCGCGTTGATGGAAAGCATGGTCCGGGAAATGTTCCGCGAAGCGATGGCGGTGTCGTTGCCCGATCCGTTCCCGGTCATCACCCATGCCGAAGCGATGTCCCGCTACGGTTCGGACAAGCCCGACCTGCGCGTCCGGATGGAACTCACCGAGCTCACGGACTGCATGCGCGACGTCGAGTTCAAGATCTTCCGGGCGGCGACGGAACTCGCCGACGGGCGGGTCGCCGCCCTGCGCGTGCCGGGCGGCGCCGCGATGCCGCGCTCGGAAATCGACGCCTACACGCAGTTCGTCGCGATCCACGGCGCCAAGGGCCTGGCCTACATCAAGGTGAACGAGCGCGCCAAGGGGCGCGACGGCCTGCAGTCGCCGATCGTCAAGAGCCTGCACGATGCCGCGCTCCAGGCCATTCTCGAGCGTACCGGTGCGCAGGACGGCGACCTGCTGTTCTTCGGCGCGGATCGGGCCAAGATCGTCGCGGCCAGCCTGGGGGCGTTGCGCGTGCGCATCGGGCACTCGGAGTTCGGCCGCAGGAACGGACTGCTGGAGGAGGGCTGGCGCCCGCTGTGGGTGGTCGATTTCCCGATGTTCGAATTCGACGACGAGGAGCAGCGCTGGGTCGCCGCCCACCATCCGTTCACCGCGCCCAAGGATGGGCACGAGGATTTCCTCGAGACCGACCCCGGGCGTTGCGTGGCGAAGGCCTACGATCTCGCGCTCAACGGATGGGAGATCGGCGGCGGTTCGGTCCGGATTCACCGCGAGGAGGTGCAGAGCAAGGTGTTCCGAGCACTCAAGATCGGCCCCGAGGATGCGCGCGCCAAGTTCGGGTTCCTGCTCGATGCCTTGCAGTACGGCGCGCCGCCCCATGGCGGCATGGCCTTCGGCCTCGACCGGATCGTGACGATGATGGCCGGCGCGGAGTCGATTCGCGACGTGATCGCCTTCCCCAAGACGCAGCGGGCGCAGTGCCTGCTTACGCAGGCGCCGTCGGAAGTCGACGAAAAGCAGTTGCGCGAACTGCACATCCGGTTGCGCAATCCCGTCGTCGTGCAGTGACCTTGGCCGCCGTCGTCCCGTGAAGCCGTCGCGGCTGCGCATCGCGACCTACAACATCCACAAGGGGGTGACCTCGTTCCGCCGCCGTTCGCGGCTGAACGAACTGCGCCTGGCCTTGCACCGGATCGATGCGGACATCCTGTTCCTGCAGGAAGTGCAGGAGCGCAGCGACCGCGGCGACGCGGCCGCCCAGCTCGATGTCCTGGCGTCCAGCGGATATCTGTACCGGGCATACGGTGTCAACGCCGTCTATCCCCAGGGCCATCACGGTAACGCGATCCTGTCGCGGCTGCCCATCGAGCGCTACGTCAATCACGACATCTCGGATCATGTCCTGGAGCGGCGGGGCGTACTGCATGCGGTGGCGCGCTGTCCGGACATCCCGGCCTGCGGCATTCATCTGCTGTGCGCCCACCTCGGCTTGATCCAGGCCAGCCGGCTGCGGCAGGCGGACTGGCTGGCCGGCTTCATCGAGCGCGAGATCCCGCCGGAGGCTCCGCTGATCCTCGCCGGCGATTTCAACGATTGGCGGCGCCGGGTCGACGAGCACTTGCGCGCCCGGTTGGGATTGCAGGAGGCGGCGGAGGTGATGCCGCCCTCCGCCTGGACGGAGCGGATGCTGCCGCCGCACCGGCAACCCCGCGTGGCACGCACCTTCCCGAGTTTTTCCCCGTGGCTCACGCTCGACCGGATCTATGTCCGTGGCTTCCGGGCGCTTGCCGCGCGCGTGCCGCGCGGCGTGTCGTGGGCGCGCTGCTCCGATCACGCGCCCCTGATCGCGGATCTGGAGTGGTCGTGAGCCGTACGCCGTCGCTGCGGCCGACGTCCGGCCTGATTGCCGCGGTTCTGGAAGGAAAGTTCGAGCCGCTGGCCAAACCGCGCCTGCGCGATGGCAACCGCCTGCGCTGGTTCGCGTCGGCCGGTCCGTATTTCGAGGCGCTGCTCGAGGCGGTGGCGGGTGCACGGCATTCCGTGAACCTCGAAACCTACATCTTCGCCGACGACCGGATCGGCCGCCGGGTGATCGACGCGCTGGTTGCGGCGGCCGCCCGGGGGGTCCAGGTTCGCGTCCTGATCGACGGTTATGGCGGCGGGGACTTCGCGCAACGGCTCGTCGGCCGCCTGGCGCCGCTGGGCATCGCGGTACGGATCTACCGGCCGGCCCATTGGTGGCGCCCCCGGCGCCATATGTTCCGGCGCCTGCATCGCAAGATCGCCGTGATCGACGATCGCATCGCCTTCGTCGGCGGCATCAACGTCAACGACGATCCGGAGCGCGATGAGCATGACGGCGATCGCATCGGCCCGCGCCTCGACATCGCGGTGCAATGCGAGGGGCCGATCGTCGCAGCGGTCGCGCATGCGGTGCATCGCCTGTGGTGGTCCATCGGCGTCGCCAGCCTGCGCGAACTGTCGGGCCCGCCGCCGCAGCGACCGCGCCCGTCGCCACCCGAACCCGACGGCGTGCGCGCCGCGTTTCTCCTGCGCGACAGCCTGCGCAACCGGCACACGATCGAACGCAGCTACCTTGCCGCGATCCGATCGGCGCGGCGCGAGATCCTGCTGGCCAACGCCTACTTCCTGCCGGGGCGGCGGTTCCGCCGCGCGCTGGTGCGCGCCGCGCGCCGCGGCGTGCGCGTTCGGTTGCTGCTGCAGGGCCGCATCGAGTATCTCATCCAGCATTACGCACAACGCGCGCTCTATGGCCAATTGCTCGATGCGGGGATCGAGATCTTCGAATATCGCGACAGCTACCTGCATGCGAAGGTTGCCGTGGTCGACGACGACTGGGCGACCGTCGGATCGAGCAACATCGACCCGTTGAGCCTGCTGCTGGCGCGCGAGGCCAACGTGCTGGTGCGCGACCGCGCCTTTGCGCAAGCGTTGCGGAACCTGCTCGAGACCGCCATCCAGACCGGCTCGCATCAGTTGCACGCGCTGCTCTTCGCGAAGCGCTCCTGGGGCGAACGCGTGCTCGACTGGATCACCTACGGCATCGTCCGCATCGCGACGATCCTGCTTGCGCGCGGGAACAACTACTGAGGAATCGGCCGTCGGGTTCCATGCGGTCGGCGGTCAGTGCAGCGATCGCCCGGATTCCGTCAACAGCACCGAAAGGCCCTGCTCCGGCAGCGGCCGGAAGAACAGGTATCCCTGCGCGAAATCGCAGCCGATGCCGTGCAGGAAATCCGCCTGGTCCTGCGTTTCCACACCCTCGGCGGTGACGAGCAGGCGGAGACTGCGGCCGATCTCGACGATTGCGCGAACGATCGCCGCCGATTCGGCGCTGTCGGCGATCTCGCGCACGAATGAGCGGTCGATTTTCAGCTTGTCGAACTGCATGCGCTTGAGCGACGCCATGTTGGAACAGCCGGTTCCGAAATCGTCGAGCGCCAGCCGGACGCCCATTTCCTTCAGTTCGCGCGCGACCGTCTCCATCCGTTCGGCGTCGCGGATGAACATCGACTCGGTAAGCTCGAGTTCGAGACAGTTTGCGGGCAATCCGCTCTGGGCCAGCGCAGTGCGCACGGTCTCGACGATGTCGCCGCGGCGCAATTGCACCGCGGACAGGTTCACCGCGACCGGGATGTCGCGTCCCTGGGCCTGGCGCCAGCGCTGCGCGCAGCGGCAGGCTTCGCGCAGCACCCATTTGCCGAGCGGGACGATGAGTCCGCTTTCCTCGGCAACCGGGATGAATTCGTTCGGCGGGATCATGTGCTCGCCGTTCACCGGCCAGCGCAGCAGCGCCTCGATCGACTCCACGCCGCGATCGGAGAGCCGGATCTGCGGCTGGAAGTGCAGGCGGAATCCGCATTCGGACAGTGCGGCGCGCAGGCGCTGTTCGAGATCGAGCCGCTTGACCAGCGCCCGGTTCATCGATTGGGTGAAAAAGCGGAACGTGTCGCGCCCCGCCGCCTTGGCGTGATACATCGCCATGTCGGCGTGCCGCAGCAGCGTGTCGAAGTCGGTGCCGTCCCCCGGGTAGAGGCTGATGCCGATGCTGCTGCCGGTATGGAACGTGTGGCCATCGATCTGGAACGGCTGGTGCAGCGCGCGCACCAGTTCCTCGGTCACGGTGGTCACCGCGTCGGCGTTGTGAACCTCTGTCAGGATCGCGACGAACTCGTCGCCGCCCAGGCGGCTCAGGATGTCGGTTTCCCGCAGCATGTCGCGCAGCCGGCGCGAGACTTCGGCGAGCAGCGCATCGCCGACGGAATGGCCGAAGACGTCGTTGATGTACTTGAAATTGTCGAGGTCGACGAACAGCATCGCCATCTGCTCGTCGTGACGAACCGCATAGGCGGCGGCGCGCTGGAATCGGTCATACAGCAGGGTGCGATTCGGCAGGCCGGTCAATTGATCGTAGTGCGCGAGGTGGTCGATGCGCTGCTGCGCCTCCTTCCGCTCCGTGATGTCGGAGTAGATCGCGACGTAGTGGACCTCCCCGCTGCGCTCGTGGCGCACGCGGGTGATCGACAGCCATTCGGCGCACAGTTGGCCATTCTTGCGCCGGTTCCAGATTTCGCCCTGCCAGTACCCCTGCTGGGTGAGCGAGCGCCAGAAGGCGGCATAGAACGCCGGGTCCTGGCGCCCCGACGACAGAATCCGCGGATTGGCGCCGATCACCTCGTCGCCCGCGTACCCGCTGATGCGGGTGAACGCCGGGTTGACGGCGACGATGATGCCGGAGGCGTCGGAGATGAGCACGCCGATCTGCATCGAATCGTAGACGCTGGACAGCAGATGCCGTTGCGCCTCCAGGTTGACGTTGGCGGCGATCAGGTTTGCGGTGCGCGTTTCGCGTTCCCGGCACAGGCGCACGGCGTTGGTGAGGTGGGCCAGCACGGGGCGGAACATGCTGGCCAGCGGCAGCCGGGTTTCCGGAATGACCGGCGCGAGCAGCAGCAGAAGCCCCGTCCCGTTGAGCGGAAGGGCGAGAAACGAACGGTAGCGGGGGAGTCCGAGCTCGGCGAGCAGGGCCGCCCCGTCTTCCTCGCGGACCACGTCGTCCCGCATCATGGCCGGCGGGATGCGCAGCGCCTGCCCCTCCCGCTCGCGCAGACGAAAGTCGCCGACGACCGCAGCGATGCGGCCTTCGTGCGCCATCGATCCGTCGGGCGGGTGGGTCAGGTCGAGGAATGCGATGCCGACGGGAAACGACGTGTGATAGAGCAGGCGCTGCAGAACCCGCGCGAGCAGCGGCCGCAGTTTGGTTTCGCCGCCGATCGTCAGCAGGAGGTCGTAGAGAACCGGCAGAACATGATCGGTGTTGACGAGTGCCGGCGTCGCGGTTGCCATGAATCCGCCCCTACCAGAGCGCGGCGACGAGCGCTGCGTTGTGAAACAGCGGATACCCCCACAAGGTCGATGCGCCGATCTCGCCCAGCGAAAGGGCGCCCGCGATTTCGCGGCAGCGGCTGCGACGATGCAGTTCGCATAGCTCCGATTCGGCATCGGGCAGTCCTAGGTGCAGGCGGCGCCCGGCGCAGTAGAAGAGCAGCTTGTTGCGCCCCGCGACGTCGCCGTTGAGACGGGAGACGCGTTCCACGAGCGCATCCACCGTGTCGTGCGTGTCGACGGTGGGGCCGCCGAGCAGGGTCAGCATCGAGTGGGGCGGGACCTCCCCCACGCAGCCGATCGATCCGTCTTCATGCAGGGTGGTGGGAATCCGCACCAGGATGTTGTGGTTCGCCCGGACGATGCCGAACGGCAGGTGGACGGCGTGCCGATAGAAATTGTCGCGCGTGATCGCAACGCCGTAGTGGGCCTGCGCGAGCTCGCAGTAGACGTCGAACGCCGGCCGCCAGTCGATGTGCGTGATCCGGTTGCCTTCGGTCGTGGTGGCCAGGTAGGTGCGCTCCGGCAGGCAATAGCCATGCTCGAGGATGGCACCATGATGATTGCGCAGCAGGAGAAAGAGCGCCCGGTTGCCCAGAAGCCGGGTGCGGTCGAACAGGCAGGGCATGGGCTGGAACGATTCGCTGCCGGCACTTGCGCCGGCGTAGTGCACCCGGTCGGCAAGTTCGAGATAGAGCGCATCGAGCATGGAGCCGATCACGGGCACCATTGCGTCGAACAGCATGAACAGCGTGCATTCGTCGTCGGCCGCAGCGACCTGCGCGGCGATTTGCGCCCCGATCCGCTCGGCGACGGCGGCATGGCGCCCGTCGTCCGTGATCGGGTCGGAAAACACCGCGAACGGCGCTTCGTCGAAGCGGAGCAGCAGGCAGCCGGAATTCCGGAATCCCTGTTCGGCGATCAGGGCCGGGAATATGCCGCCGAAAATCGGGATGTCTGCCTCCGCTGCCAGGGATTGCAGCGTTGCGACTGCCGGCGCCTCCGATTCCGGAAGCAGCGCCAACACCCCCATCGCGGGGAATCGGGTCTTCCACGCCAGCAACACGGCCCGCGCACGATCGGGCTCGACGGTGTCGAGATAGTGGACAGCGTTGGGCATGGTTCCCGGTTGGTCGAGGGGGCCGATGCCTCCCTGCGGGTGCGCTGCCTTGAATCACCCGCTCGGAACTTGGCCCGCGGCACCTGCCCGCGGCCCCCATTGCTCGATGGTGCTC
This genomic window from Burkholderiales bacterium GJ-E10 contains:
- a CDS encoding endonuclease/exonuclease/phosphatase, whose translation is MKPSRLRIATYNIHKGVTSFRRRSRLNELRLALHRIDADILFLQEVQERSDRGDAAAQLDVLASSGYLYRAYGVNAVYPQGHHGNAILSRLPIERYVNHDISDHVLERRGVLHAVARCPDIPACGIHLLCAHLGLIQASRLRQADWLAGFIEREIPPEAPLILAGDFNDWRRRVDEHLRARLGLQEAAEVMPPSAWTERMLPPHRQPRVARTFPSFSPWLTLDRIYVRGFRALAARVPRGVSWARCSDHAPLIADLEWS
- a CDS encoding aspartyl-tRNA synthetase, translating into MRTEYCGRVDKRFVGQAVTLCGWVHRRRDHGGVIFIDLRDREGLVQVVFDPASPDVFRIAESLRGEYCIRLTGTVRPRPDGTVNPGLASGEIEVLCASLEVLNASITPPFQLDDDDLSETTRLTHRVLDLRRPAMQRNLRLRYRVAMAARRFLDAHGFLDIETPMLTRSTPEGARDYLVPSRVHDGMFFALPQSPQLFKQLLMVAGYDRYYQIVKCFRDEDLRADRQPEFTQIDIETSFLGETEIRALMESMVREMFREAMAVSLPDPFPVITHAEAMSRYGSDKPDLRVRMELTELTDCMRDVEFKIFRAATELADGRVAALRVPGGAAMPRSEIDAYTQFVAIHGAKGLAYIKVNERAKGRDGLQSPIVKSLHDAALQAILERTGAQDGDLLFFGADRAKIVAASLGALRVRIGHSEFGRRNGLLEEGWRPLWVVDFPMFEFDDEEQRWVAAHHPFTAPKDGHEDFLETDPGRCVAKAYDLALNGWEIGGGSVRIHREEVQSKVFRALKIGPEDARAKFGFLLDALQYGAPPHGGMAFGLDRIVTMMAGAESIRDVIAFPKTQRAQCLLTQAPSEVDEKQLRELHIRLRNPVVVQ
- a CDS encoding cardiolipin synthase — its product is MSRTPSLRPTSGLIAAVLEGKFEPLAKPRLRDGNRLRWFASAGPYFEALLEAVAGARHSVNLETYIFADDRIGRRVIDALVAAAARGVQVRVLIDGYGGGDFAQRLVGRLAPLGIAVRIYRPAHWWRPRRHMFRRLHRKIAVIDDRIAFVGGINVNDDPERDEHDGDRIGPRLDIAVQCEGPIVAAVAHAVHRLWWSIGVASLRELSGPPPQRPRPSPPEPDGVRAAFLLRDSLRNRHTIERSYLAAIRSARREILLANAYFLPGRRFRRALVRAARRGVRVRLLLQGRIEYLIQHYAQRALYGQLLDAGIEIFEYRDSYLHAKVAVVDDDWATVGSSNIDPLSLLLAREANVLVRDRAFAQALRNLLETAIQTGSHQLHALLFAKRSWGERVLDWITYGIVRIATILLARGNNY
- a CDS encoding diguanylate cyclase/phosphodiesterase with PAS/PAC sensor — protein: MATATPALVNTDHVLPVLYDLLLTIGGETKLRPLLARVLQRLLYHTSFPVGIAFLDLTHPPDGSMAHEGRIAAVVGDFRLREREGQALRIPPAMMRDDVVREEDGAALLAELGLPRYRSFLALPLNGTGLLLLLAPVIPETRLPLASMFRPVLAHLTNAVRLCRERETRTANLIAANVNLEAQRHLLSSVYDSMQIGVLISDASGIIVAVNPAFTRISGYAGDEVIGANPRILSSGRQDPAFYAAFWRSLTQQGYWQGEIWNRRKNGQLCAEWLSITRVRHERSGEVHYVAIYSDITERKEAQQRIDHLAHYDQLTGLPNRTLLYDRFQRAAAYAVRHDEQMAMLFVDLDNFKYINDVFGHSVGDALLAEVSRRLRDMLRETDILSRLGGDEFVAILTEVHNADAVTTVTEELVRALHQPFQIDGHTFHTGSSIGISLYPGDGTDFDTLLRHADMAMYHAKAAGRDTFRFFTQSMNRALVKRLDLEQRLRAALSECGFRLHFQPQIRLSDRGVESIEALLRWPVNGEHMIPPNEFIPVAEESGLIVPLGKWVLREACRCAQRWRQAQGRDIPVAVNLSAVQLRRGDIVETVRTALAQSGLPANCLELELTESMFIRDAERMETVARELKEMGVRLALDDFGTGCSNMASLKRMQFDKLKIDRSFVREIADSAESAAIVRAIVEIGRSLRLLVTAEGVETQDQADFLHGIGCDFAQGYLFFRPLPEQGLSVLLTESGRSLH
- a CDS encoding FmdB family regulatory protein, with the translated sequence MPIYAYKCSSCQFEQDVLQKISDEPLHVCPHCGAETFAKQLTAAGFQLKGSGWYATDFKGGSSKPAKDDAKAAPPCGGGACPACPVE
- a CDS encoding FIST C domain protein, coding for MPNAVHYLDTVEPDRARAVLLAWKTRFPAMGVLALLPESEAPAVATLQSLAAEADIPIFGGIFPALIAEQGFRNSGCLLLRFDEAPFAVFSDPITDDGRHAAVAERIGAQIAAQVAAADDECTLFMLFDAMVPVIGSMLDALYLELADRVHYAGASAGSESFQPMPCLFDRTRLLGNRALFLLLRNHHGAILEHGYCLPERTYLATTTEGNRITHIDWRPAFDVYCELAQAHYGVAITRDNFYRHAVHLPFGIVRANHNILVRIPTTLHEDGSIGCVGEVPPHSMLTLLGGPTVDTHDTVDALVERVSRLNGDVAGRNKLLFYCAGRRLHLGLPDAESELCELHRRSRCREIAGALSLGEIGASTLWGYPLFHNAALVAALW
- a CDS encoding DUF502 domain containing protein, with translation MLKRYLVTGLLIWIPLALTIWVLHMIVTSMDSTLLLLPPQWRPQRWLGYDVPGSGVVLTFVVVLLTGVFAANIIGQRVVRWWEAILGRIPIVSSIYRSVKQVSDTLLAQDGHSFRRAVLVEFPQRGQWAVGFVVGTASVGISPYIDPDSITVYVPTAPNPTSGYTLIVRASEVRDVQMSVDEALKFVISMGVVSPPDGSPGNGERAGS